The proteins below come from a single Thermopolyspora flexuosa genomic window:
- a CDS encoding acyl-CoA dehydrogenase family protein, producing the protein MDFSLSPEERQIRDTVRSFIEKEIMPLEPEVLRNEREGRPSLDPEVLRDLQQRAKRSGLWGIDTPEEYGGADLGPLLDAIITMELGRTFVPFSFGGSADNILYACNEEQKKRYLIPVIEGERQSCFALTEPGAGSDARNIRTRAVRDGKDWIINGEKTFITFGSKADFAMVFAQAEDYGVTCFLVDRDMGWTSEPIQTMSEWWNPASLVFQDVRVPEENILGELGKGFDLAMKWIGAGRYRIPAKAVGTAERLLQMAIDYAKVRESMGRPIAEYQAIQWMIADSQVEIEAVKWQTLYAAWRLQEGKDPRHATSIAKLNGAQMANRVVDRVLQIHGGMGYTKELPIERWYRELRVLRIFEGTDEIQRRTIARNLLKGYARLGEIGE; encoded by the coding sequence ATGGACTTCTCGCTCAGCCCCGAAGAACGACAGATCCGCGACACGGTGCGGAGCTTCATCGAAAAGGAGATCATGCCCCTCGAGCCGGAGGTGCTGCGCAACGAGCGCGAGGGCCGGCCGTCGCTCGACCCCGAGGTCCTGCGCGACCTGCAGCAGCGGGCCAAGCGGTCGGGCCTGTGGGGCATCGACACCCCCGAGGAGTACGGCGGGGCCGACCTCGGCCCGCTGCTCGACGCGATCATCACGATGGAGCTGGGCCGTACCTTCGTGCCGTTCTCCTTCGGCGGCAGCGCCGACAACATCCTCTACGCGTGCAACGAGGAGCAGAAGAAGCGCTACCTCATCCCGGTGATCGAGGGTGAGCGGCAGTCCTGCTTCGCCCTGACCGAGCCCGGCGCCGGCTCGGACGCGCGGAACATCCGCACCCGCGCGGTGCGCGACGGCAAGGACTGGATCATCAACGGCGAGAAGACCTTCATCACCTTCGGCAGCAAGGCCGACTTCGCGATGGTCTTCGCCCAGGCCGAGGACTACGGCGTCACCTGCTTCCTCGTCGACCGGGACATGGGCTGGACCTCCGAGCCCATCCAGACGATGAGCGAGTGGTGGAACCCCGCGTCGCTGGTGTTCCAGGACGTCCGGGTGCCGGAGGAGAACATCCTCGGCGAGCTCGGCAAGGGCTTCGACCTCGCGATGAAGTGGATCGGCGCGGGCCGCTACCGCATCCCGGCCAAGGCGGTGGGCACGGCCGAGCGGCTGCTGCAGATGGCGATCGACTACGCCAAGGTGCGCGAGTCGATGGGCCGGCCGATCGCCGAGTACCAGGCGATCCAGTGGATGATCGCCGACTCCCAGGTGGAGATCGAGGCGGTCAAGTGGCAGACCCTGTACGCCGCCTGGCGGCTGCAGGAGGGCAAGGACCCGCGGCACGCCACCTCGATCGCGAAGCTCAACGGCGCGCAGATGGCGAACCGGGTCGTCGACCGGGTGCTGCAGATCCACGGCGGCATGGGCTACACCAAGGAGCTGCCGATCGAGCGCTGGTACCGCGAGCTGCGCGTGCTGCGCATCTTCGAGGGCACCGACGAGATCCAGCGCCGTACCATCGCCCGCAACCTGCTCAAGGGCTACGCCCGGCTCGGCGAGATCGGCGAGTGA
- a CDS encoding MaoC/PaaZ C-terminal domain-containing protein encodes MPLNHDLVGVESEPVERSWTSTDALLYAVGVGAGLDDPTAELAFTTENSEGVPQQVLPTFAVLLAQGGRSGRLGDFDPAMLVHAEQAFELHRPLPPAGTVRVTSKVTGIYDKGSGALVVSESLAVDPESGEPMITSRSSVFIRGEGGFGGDRGPRSEWRVPERKPDHVVTYRTRPEQALIYRLSGDRNPLHSDPAFAARAGFPRPILHGLCTYGFTGRALLHTVAGSDPARFAAMSGRFSAPVFPGDALTVSMWVDGEQVWFRTAKDDGTVVIDRGEARIRG; translated from the coding sequence ATGCCGCTCAACCACGACCTGGTCGGCGTCGAGTCCGAGCCGGTGGAACGGAGCTGGACGAGCACGGACGCGCTGCTCTACGCGGTGGGGGTGGGCGCCGGTCTCGACGACCCGACCGCCGAGCTCGCCTTCACCACCGAGAACTCGGAGGGCGTGCCGCAGCAGGTGCTCCCCACGTTCGCGGTGCTGCTCGCCCAGGGCGGCAGGTCCGGCAGGCTCGGCGACTTCGACCCCGCGATGCTCGTGCACGCCGAGCAGGCGTTCGAGCTGCACCGGCCGCTGCCGCCGGCCGGGACGGTGCGGGTCACCTCGAAGGTGACCGGCATCTACGACAAGGGGTCGGGCGCGCTCGTGGTGAGCGAGTCCCTCGCGGTGGACCCGGAGAGCGGCGAGCCGATGATCACCTCGCGCAGCTCGGTGTTCATCCGGGGCGAGGGCGGCTTCGGCGGGGACCGCGGGCCGCGCTCGGAGTGGCGGGTGCCGGAGCGCAAGCCGGACCACGTGGTCACCTACCGCACCCGGCCGGAGCAGGCGCTCATCTACCGGCTGTCCGGGGACCGCAACCCGCTGCACTCCGATCCGGCGTTCGCCGCGCGCGCCGGGTTCCCCCGGCCGATCCTGCACGGCCTGTGCACCTACGGCTTCACCGGGCGCGCCCTGCTGCACACCGTCGCCGGCTCCGACCCGGCCCGGTTCGCCGCGATGTCCGGCCGGTTCTCCGCCCCGGTGTTCCCGGGCGACGCGCTCACCGTGTCGATGTGGGTGGACGGCGAGCAGGTGTGGTTCCGCACCGCCAAGGACGACGGCACCGTGGTGATCGACCGCGGCGAGGCCCGGATCCGCGGGTGA
- a CDS encoding TetR/AcrR family transcriptional regulator → MKSRKSAARGGGWEWQRTAETRRGMLDAARQVFCERGFAEAGVADVVERAGCSVGSLYHHFGGKAELFLALWEEHQRAGEEAAASGVAEARRTGVSDPVELFIAGARAFLREAWAQRDLTRLFADGDSPPGFELVRRTRGREWVRQNSVLLGAGDTPLDRLTTAVLTGAIVEAGREVAVCATEEEADAVIDAAVTLIRRLTATTG, encoded by the coding sequence GTGAAGAGCCGCAAGTCGGCCGCGCGAGGCGGCGGCTGGGAGTGGCAGCGCACCGCCGAGACGCGGCGCGGCATGCTGGACGCGGCCCGCCAGGTGTTCTGCGAGCGCGGCTTCGCCGAGGCCGGGGTCGCCGACGTGGTCGAGCGGGCGGGCTGCAGCGTGGGCAGCCTCTACCACCACTTCGGCGGCAAGGCCGAGCTGTTTCTCGCGCTGTGGGAGGAGCACCAGCGCGCCGGCGAGGAGGCCGCCGCCTCCGGCGTCGCCGAGGCCCGCCGTACCGGGGTGTCCGACCCGGTCGAGCTGTTCATCGCGGGGGCGCGCGCGTTCCTCCGGGAGGCCTGGGCGCAGCGGGACCTCACCCGGCTGTTCGCGGACGGCGACTCGCCGCCCGGCTTCGAGCTGGTCCGCCGCACCCGCGGGCGCGAATGGGTGCGGCAGAACTCCGTGCTGCTCGGCGCCGGCGACACCCCGCTCGACCGGCTCACCACCGCGGTGCTCACCGGCGCGATCGTCGAGGCCGGGCGCGAGGTCGCGGTGTGCGCCACGGAGGAGGAGGCCGACGCGGTGATCGACGCCGCGGTCACGCTGATCCGCCGCCTCACCGCCACCACCGGGTGA